A window of the Wolbachia endosymbiont (group A) of Pogonocherus hispidulus genome harbors these coding sequences:
- the ribF gene encoding riboflavin biosynthesis protein RibF — MKIIYNCEQERGNNIALTFGNFDGIHLGHEFAISTLKKVAQERGLPSAVLTFEPHPSTVLFGRNNFRLIDQEQKKELISSYGIDYLYIVNFSRGFSEVSCDDFISKILIDKYGAKHIIVGENCTFGHKRLGDILTLEKYSETYGYSLTKLEPLIIDSKICSSSSIREYVQKGEIDIANKLLGRPYQVSGVVTKGACRGREIGFPTINIPIEDCMIKPKFGTYYAKVMFSYNNPNWLYGVVNIGMRPTFKDLKKPIIEMHIFDFDEDVYNHKVNIQLLKFIRSEKKFHSIEELTKQINYDILKVYRLKANL; from the coding sequence ATGAAAATTATTTATAATTGTGAGCAAGAGAGAGGAAACAACATAGCACTAACCTTCGGAAATTTCGATGGCATTCATTTAGGACATGAATTTGCAATTTCTACTCTAAAGAAGGTAGCACAAGAAAGAGGATTACCCTCCGCAGTTTTAACTTTTGAGCCTCATCCATCAACTGTTTTATTTGGTAGAAACAATTTTAGGTTAATAGACCAAGAACAAAAAAAGGAACTAATCAGCAGCTATGGTATAGATTACTTGTATATTGTTAATTTTAGTAGAGGTTTTTCTGAGGTTAGCTGCGATGACTTTATCAGTAAGATTTTAATAGATAAATATGGCGCTAAACACATAATTGTCGGAGAAAATTGCACTTTTGGTCATAAACGATTGGGTGATATATTAACTCTAGAGAAATATTCTGAAACATATGGATACTCTTTGACTAAATTAGAGCCATTAATAATTGACAGCAAAATTTGCTCTTCTTCTTCAATCAGAGAGTATGTACAGAAAGGTGAAATAGACATTGCTAATAAATTACTTGGTAGACCTTATCAAGTTTCTGGTGTTGTGACAAAGGGTGCGTGTAGAGGTAGAGAAATAGGATTTCCAACTATAAATATTCCCATAGAAGATTGTATGATAAAGCCTAAATTTGGTACATATTATGCTAAAGTGATGTTTTCTTATAATAACCCAAATTGGTTATATGGAGTAGTCAACATTGGTATGAGACCTACATTTAAGGATCTGAAAAAGCCCATAATAGAAATGCACATATTCGATTTTGATGAAGACGTATATAATCATAAAGTCAATATACAACTTTTAAAATTCATAAGGTCAGAAAAAAAATTCCATAGTATTGAGGAGTTAACAAAACAGATAAATTATGATATACTTAAAGTTTATAGGTTAAAGGCAAATTTATGA
- the lspA gene encoding signal peptidase II — MKKLCLIVILIIVLIDQTSKLYINSLIDEEESIEITSFIKLVEVWNSGISFGMCSALPHGSFFLSAVSILIIGILAYLIYKSDDQSTYLGFSLMIGGAIGNVVDRIYWGAVYDFIYFHIGNWYWPAFNLADLSIVCGMFTLLYKWYIYDMFISKQNEE, encoded by the coding sequence ATGAAAAAGTTATGCTTAATTGTTATATTAATTATAGTATTGATTGACCAAACGAGCAAATTGTACATAAACTCATTGATTGATGAAGAAGAATCAATTGAGATCACTAGCTTTATAAAGCTAGTTGAAGTTTGGAATTCAGGCATTAGTTTTGGAATGTGTAGCGCTTTACCACATGGCAGTTTCTTTTTGTCAGCAGTTTCAATACTAATAATTGGTATACTTGCATACTTGATATACAAGTCTGATGATCAGTCAACTTACCTTGGTTTTTCTCTGATGATTGGTGGAGCAATCGGAAACGTAGTTGACAGGATCTACTGGGGAGCTGTATATGATTTCATATATTTTCATATTGGCAATTGGTACTGGCCAGCCTTTAATTTAGCGGATTTATCTATAGTTTGTGGAATGTTTACATTGTTATATAAGTGGTATATATACGATATGTTTATTTCCAAACAAAATGAGGAATAA
- a CDS encoding M16 family metallopeptidase has translation MLHKFFSFLILPALFFTYPISLKALSIEHDIKHAKLSNGLDIYVVPNHRIPAVLHAVIYKVGGMDDPIGKAGLAHYFEHLMFETTGKFTDIEATMSSIGAQFNAFTTKEYTCYYELVLKNDLPLAMEVEADRMGNFNVTQDKIDREKNIVLEERKMRLDNNPEVLLWEEMESAFYRTGYGRSIIGWESDIKTYNQDDITRFHDNYYHPGNAILLIVGDVELDEVVKLAEEKYGEIKAKPVMRHYPNQDPVHNAGLSVTLESTEVKEPVLYFRYRVPLFEHTSETSAAHLAVDILGNGKSSKLYKDLVLDKDIAVEVFAYYNSLAFSNGYIEIRVTPKSGVNLDTVARELDSAINNFASEGITNEELQSSKYRYKVAQFDNLSDLTHIAMFYVPRLALGIPLDEIDISYSKINDVNLEDVNNKIRAIFSANKLVGRLLPKGGNNEDK, from the coding sequence ATGCTTCATAAGTTTTTTAGTTTTCTTATACTACCTGCACTTTTTTTTACTTACCCAATTTCTTTGAAGGCTTTAAGCATAGAGCACGACATAAAACATGCTAAACTCAGTAACGGACTAGATATCTATGTTGTTCCTAATCATCGGATTCCAGCCGTTTTACATGCAGTAATATACAAAGTTGGGGGAATGGATGATCCAATCGGCAAAGCAGGATTGGCTCACTACTTTGAACATTTAATGTTTGAAACTACAGGGAAGTTCACAGATATAGAAGCCACTATGAGTAGCATTGGGGCCCAATTTAACGCGTTTACCACTAAAGAATATACCTGTTACTACGAATTAGTCCTCAAAAATGACTTACCACTAGCAATGGAAGTTGAAGCAGACAGAATGGGCAATTTTAATGTTACTCAAGATAAAATAGATAGAGAAAAAAACATTGTGCTGGAAGAAAGAAAAATGAGACTCGATAATAATCCTGAAGTTTTACTATGGGAGGAAATGGAAAGTGCATTTTATCGTACTGGCTATGGCAGATCTATTATCGGCTGGGAGAGCGATATCAAAACTTACAATCAGGATGACATAACTAGGTTTCATGATAACTATTATCACCCCGGCAATGCAATATTACTGATTGTGGGTGATGTGGAACTTGATGAAGTAGTGAAATTAGCAGAAGAAAAATATGGCGAAATTAAAGCTAAGCCTGTAATGAGACATTACCCAAATCAGGATCCAGTACATAATGCAGGTTTATCAGTAACTTTGGAAAGCACTGAAGTAAAAGAGCCAGTTTTATACTTTCGCTATCGTGTTCCTTTATTTGAGCACACAAGTGAAACCTCTGCTGCTCATTTAGCGGTTGACATTTTGGGGAATGGCAAGTCTAGTAAACTATATAAAGATTTAGTTCTAGATAAGGATATAGCAGTGGAAGTATTTGCTTATTATAACAGTTTAGCTTTTAGTAATGGTTACATTGAGATTCGGGTAACTCCAAAAAGCGGAGTGAATTTGGATACTGTTGCAAGAGAATTAGACAGTGCTATTAATAACTTTGCCTCTGAAGGAATAACAAATGAAGAGTTGCAAAGCTCGAAATATAGATACAAAGTAGCACAGTTTGATAATCTATCTGATTTAACTCATATAGCAATGTTTTATGTGCCACGCCTTGCACTTGGTATTCCACTTGATGAAATAGATATTTCATATAGCAAAATCAATGATGTCAATCTAGAGGATGTAAATAATAAAATC